In a genomic window of Lycium ferocissimum isolate CSIRO_LF1 chromosome 9, AGI_CSIRO_Lferr_CH_V1, whole genome shotgun sequence:
- the LOC132030311 gene encoding GTP-binding protein YPTM2 yields MNPEYDYLFKLLLIGDSGVGKSCLLLRFADDSYLESYISTIGVDFKIRTVEQDGKTIKLQIWDTAGQERFRTITSSYYRGAHGIIVVYDVTDQESFNNVKQWLSEIDRYASDNVNKLLVGNKCDLTAQKVVSTETAQAFADEIGIPFMETSAKSATNVEQAFMAMAASIKNRMASQPASNNARPPTVQIRGQPVNQKSGCCSS; encoded by the exons CGACTATCTTTTCAAGCTTTTGCTTATTGGAGATTCGGGTGTTGGCAAATCATGTCTCCTTTTGAGATTTGCT GATGATTCATATCTTGAGAGTTACATTAGCACCATTGGTGTGGACTTT AAAATCCGCACAGTTGAACAGGATGGGAAAACCATTAAACTTCAAATT TGGGATACTGCTGGTCAAGAACGTTTTCGGACAATTACCAGCAGTTACTATCGCGGTGCACACGGCATAATT GTGGTTTATGATGTAACCGACCAAGAGAGCTTCAACAATGTCAAGCAATGGTTGAGTGAAATAGATCGATATGCAAGTGATAATGTGAACAAACTTCTTGTTGGAAACAAGTGCGATCTCACAGCACAGAAGGTAGTTTCCACAGAGACAGCTCAG GCTTTTGCTGATGAGATTGGCATTCCTTTCATGGAAACAAGTGCAAAAAGTGCCACTAATGTAGAACAGGCTTTCATGGCTATGGCTGCTTCAATCAAGAACAG AATGGCAAGCCAACCGGCATCAAACAATGCACGACCCCCAACTGTGCAGATCCGTGGACAACCCGTCAACCAGAAGAGCGGTTGCTGTTCATCTTGA
- the LOC132030310 gene encoding pentatricopeptide repeat-containing protein At4g16835, mitochondrial, with the protein MYYQLHFRSKVSSFYSLTFLSYNRHICISFSTFYRNPNDTSKPEVLPSSKLVPSSNVKFSRNGHFPYNCRPDDVVLSNKKITSFIRCGDLDSALRVFESVKVKTVITWNSILAGFSRKPGYIDEARQLFDKIPEPNVVSYNTMLACYWRNSDIQAAKSFFDQMLVKDVASWNTMISGFSQNGLMGEAEKLFRVMPVRNEVTWNAMVAGYVESGELESAVELFSEAPVKGVIARTAIVTGYMRLGNVEMAEKMFREMSEKSMVTWNTMISGYIENGRAEDGMKLIKKMMGSGIKVNDSTLSSLLLGCSNLSALKLGKQVHQHVVKSPLYFDMTVGTSLISMYSKCGVLEDAWKLFLEMPRKDVVTWNAMISGYAQHGESKKTLCLFDEMRSKRIKPDWITFVGVLSACNHAGLVNLGIQYFEQMQNDYGVKPKPDHYTCMVDLLGRAGKLNEAVDLIREMNFKPHIALFGSLLGACRIHRNLEVAEFAAKNLLALEPTNAAGYVQLANVYAAKNQWDGVSKVRKSMKENKVIKTPGYSWMEVGRVVHEFRSGDRLHPDIESIRMKLKDLEKKMKLAGYVPDLDSSLHDVGEEQKEQLLLWHSEKLAIAFGLMKLPAGMPIRIFKNLRVCGDCHQATKVISAIENREIIVRDTTRFHHFKNGACSCGDYW; encoded by the coding sequence ATGTACTATCAACTTCACTTTAGAAGCAAAGTTTCCTCCTTTTACTCCCTTACTTTCTTGTCGTACAATCGCCATATTTGTATCTCTTTTAGCACCTTTTATCGAAACCCAAATGACACTTCGAAACCAGAAGTATTGCCTTCCTCCAAATTGGTACCCTCCAGTAAcgtaaaattttcaagaaatggTCACTTTCCGTACAATTGCAGACCTGATGATGTGGTATTGTCAAACAAGAAAATTACCAGTTTTATTCGATGTGGGGATTTAGATTCTGCGCTTAGAGTTTTCGAAAGCGTTAAGGTTAAGACAGTAATTACATGGAATTCAATATTGGctggattttcaagaaaacctggATATATTGACGAAGCTCGCCAACTGTTTGATAAAATTCCTGAACCAAATGTTGTGTCGTATAATACTATGTTAGCTTGTTATTGGAGAAATTCTGATATCCAGGCTGCTAAAAGTTTCTTTGATCAAATGCTAGTTAAAGATGTTGCTTCCTGGAATACAATGATTTCGGGGTTTTCACAAAATGGACTAATGGGTGAAGCCGAAAAGTTGTTTCGGGTAATGCCGGTGAGGAATGAGGTTACTTGGAATGCTATGGTAGCTGGGTATGTTGAGTCTGGTGAATTGGAATCAGCAGTGGAGTTGTTTAGTGAAGCTCCTGTGAAAGGTGTGATTGCTAGGACAGCGATTGTGACGGGGTATATGAGATTAGGAAACGTTGAAATGGCGGAAAAGATGTTTCGAGAGATGTCTGAGAAGAGTATGGTAACGTGGAACACTATGATTTCGGGTTACATTGAGAATGGGAGAGCGGAGGATGGTAtgaagttgatcaagaaaatgaTGGGGTCGGGTATAAAGGTGAACGACTCAACGTTGAGTAGTCTTTTACTAGGTTGTAGTAATTTATCTGCATTGAAATTAGGGAAGCAAGTTCATCAGCATGTGGTGAAGTCCCCCCTGTACTTTGATATGACGGTGGGGACTTCATTGATTAGCATGTATAGCAAGTGTGGAGTTTTGGAGGATGCGTGGAAATTGTTTCTTGAGATGCCAAGAAAGGATGTTGTCACTTGGAATGCGATGATTTCGGGGTATGCTCAACATGGCGAAAGCAAGAAAACACTTTGTTTGTTTGATGAGATGAGGAGTAAACGAATAAAACCAGATTGGATAACCTTTGTTGGAGTTCTATCAGCATGTAACCATGCAGGTTTGGTCAATCTCGGTATTCAATATTTTGAACAAATGCAGAATGATTATGGTGTTAAGCCAAAACCAGACCACTACACTTGTATGGTCGACCTCCTTGGACGAGCTGGAAAGCTAAACGAAGCTGTGGATTTGATAAGAGAAATGAATTTCAAACCCCATATAGCGCTATTTGGATCACTTTTGGGTGCTTGTAGGATCCACAGAAACTTAGAAGTAGCAGAGTTTGCTGCCAAAAACTTGCTTGCCCTTGAACCTACAAATGCAGCAGGCTATGTCCAACTTGCTAATGTTTATGCAGCCAAAAACCAATGGGATGGTGTTTCTAAAGTTAGAAAATCAATGAAAGAGAACAAAGTTATCAAAACACCAGGATATAGTTGGATGGAGGTTGGGAGAGTGGTCCATGAGTTCAGATCAGGAGATAGACTTCATCCAGATATCGAAAGCATACGAATGAAACTAAAAGAtcttgaaaagaaaatgaagttaGCAGGTTATGTGCCTGATCTTGACTCTTCGTTACACGATGTCGGTGAGGAACAGAAAGAGCAACTACTTCTCTGGCACAGTGAGAAACTAGCAATTGCCTTTGGTTTAATGAAATTACCAGCAGGAATGCCAATTAGGATATTCAAGAACCTCAGAGTTTGTGGAGATTGCCACCAAGCCACTAAAGTTATTTCAGCAATAGAAAATAGGGAAATCATTGTCAGAGACACAACTAGGTTTCACCATTTCAAAAATGGAGCTTGTTCTTGTGGTGATTACTGGTAA
- the LOC132030312 gene encoding vacuolar protein sorting 38 isoform X1 — MESKKVALLCEEIQNKKDKNVKLIQWEDYEQELARLCSLTSALNEAKQKKQLVQQKLQSLIQVEAESLSRLNELDEMKEKLDSRKLVMGNMSMHSKVVKEKVKKQEEQLSNDIRSLLVAGTSLSAASKRLQDASRSLAGERGYGRLRTLQRVLRTRQQYMVSQVQLLYPVRVAIGQSPEQELESFNNSFDSGNTAGSKPLDQGSLTIAGLHLTVFTKMSFFTAKKEVQRSATALGYVAHVVTLMASYLQVPLRYPLRFGGSRSYIRDYAPSIEPSSSDLTSSSSVSANSRPVEFPLFLDGQDSTRAAYAVFLLNKDIEQLLNYIGGRSLGPRHVLANLKELLRTILSPEYIDT; from the exons ATGGAATCAAAGAAAGTAGCTTTATTATGTGAAGAAATTCAGaataaaaaagacaaaaatgtgAAGTTAATACAGTGGGAAGATTATGAACAAGAATTAGCTCGTTTGTGTAGTCTTACATCTGCTCTTAATGAAGCTAAACAGAAAAAACAATTGGTTCAGCAGAAATTACAGTCCCTTATACAG GTAGAAGCAGAGTCACTAAGTCGTTTAAATGAGCTTGATGAGATGAAAGAAAAGCTAGATTCTAGAAAATTGGTGATGGGAAACATGTCGATGCATTCTAAAGTTGTCAAAGAGAAAGTCAAGAAGCAAGAGGAGCAACTCAGTAATGACATCCGGTCACTTTTGGTTGCAGGGACTTCTCTTTCTGCAGCTAGCAAGCGCTTGCAG GATGCAAGTAGGTCCCTAGCTGGGGAAAGGGGTTATGGTCGTCTTAGAACCTTGCAGAGAGTATTGAGAACGAGACAACAGTATATGGTGTCTCAAGTTCAGCTGCTTTATCCCGTGAGGGTTGCAATTGGACAGTCACCTGAGCAagaacttgaatcattcaacaaCAGTTTCGACTCAG GTAACACTGCTGGGTCAAAACCTTTAGATCAAGGATCCTTGACCATTGCAGGTCTACATTTAACGGTGTTCACGAAGATGAGTTTCTTTACTGCTAAGAAGGAGGTTCAGAGGTCTGCAACTGCCCTGGGATATGTTGCACAC GTCGTCACACTTATGGCATCTTACTTACAAGTTCCTCTTCGTTATCCTTTGAGATTTGGAGGATCTCGATCATATATCCGTGATTATGCACCTTCAATAGAGCCTTCATCATCTGATTTAACATCTAGTTCCTCAGTTTCCGCTAATTCAAGGCCCGTGGAATTTCCTCTATTTTTAGATGGCCAAGACTCAACAAGAGCGGCTTATGCTGTATTCTTGCTGAATAAG GATATAGAACAGCTTCTGAATTATATTGGCGGCAGAAGTTTAGGGCCGCGACATGTACTAGCTAATTTGAAAGAGCTTCTTAGGACAATACTTTCTCCAGAGTATATAGACACATGA
- the LOC132030312 gene encoding vacuolar protein sorting 38 isoform X2, translated as MKLNRKNNWFSRNYSPLYSGWQHRSQVEAESLSRLNELDEMKEKLDSRKLVMGNMSMHSKVVKEKVKKQEEQLSNDIRSLLVAGTSLSAASKRLQDASRSLAGERGYGRLRTLQRVLRTRQQYMVSQVQLLYPVRVAIGQSPEQELESFNNSFDSGNTAGSKPLDQGSLTIAGLHLTVFTKMSFFTAKKEVQRSATALGYVAHVVTLMASYLQVPLRYPLRFGGSRSYIRDYAPSIEPSSSDLTSSSSVSANSRPVEFPLFLDGQDSTRAAYAVFLLNKDIEQLLNYIGGRSLGPRHVLANLKELLRTILSPEYIDT; from the exons ATGAAGCTAAACAGAAAAAACAATTGGTTCAGCAGAAATTACAGTCCCTTATACAG CGGGTGGCAACATCGTTCTCAGGTAGAAGCAGAGTCACTAAGTCGTTTAAATGAGCTTGATGAGATGAAAGAAAAGCTAGATTCTAGAAAATTGGTGATGGGAAACATGTCGATGCATTCTAAAGTTGTCAAAGAGAAAGTCAAGAAGCAAGAGGAGCAACTCAGTAATGACATCCGGTCACTTTTGGTTGCAGGGACTTCTCTTTCTGCAGCTAGCAAGCGCTTGCAG GATGCAAGTAGGTCCCTAGCTGGGGAAAGGGGTTATGGTCGTCTTAGAACCTTGCAGAGAGTATTGAGAACGAGACAACAGTATATGGTGTCTCAAGTTCAGCTGCTTTATCCCGTGAGGGTTGCAATTGGACAGTCACCTGAGCAagaacttgaatcattcaacaaCAGTTTCGACTCAG GTAACACTGCTGGGTCAAAACCTTTAGATCAAGGATCCTTGACCATTGCAGGTCTACATTTAACGGTGTTCACGAAGATGAGTTTCTTTACTGCTAAGAAGGAGGTTCAGAGGTCTGCAACTGCCCTGGGATATGTTGCACAC GTCGTCACACTTATGGCATCTTACTTACAAGTTCCTCTTCGTTATCCTTTGAGATTTGGAGGATCTCGATCATATATCCGTGATTATGCACCTTCAATAGAGCCTTCATCATCTGATTTAACATCTAGTTCCTCAGTTTCCGCTAATTCAAGGCCCGTGGAATTTCCTCTATTTTTAGATGGCCAAGACTCAACAAGAGCGGCTTATGCTGTATTCTTGCTGAATAAG GATATAGAACAGCTTCTGAATTATATTGGCGGCAGAAGTTTAGGGCCGCGACATGTACTAGCTAATTTGAAAGAGCTTCTTAGGACAATACTTTCTCCAGAGTATATAGACACATGA
- the LOC132031813 gene encoding uncharacterized protein LOC132031813, translating into MEAERAVLQCGDCETLLKSAEEAQQHAKNTCHTNFRESNEAILTLVCTVCRKTCTCKTESDYHTKRTGHAEFQDRTEEAAEEEARRVLVKYCQKLAEAIKKYANYFLKRGMQFLEPFGGLFGLKEIAEFLKAIGEIFIALNKDILAFFNCKKIEALKMDTMRLSSLPVSPATKAEQMSECLWTIKQNHMDDEAKVKTAFNTLLTFAKNVATNPDEEKYRKIRLSNALFQDRVGKLQGGIEFLELCGFERIEGGEFLYLQREKVDMDVLYSAGNELNNAIMYDSYIS; encoded by the exons ATGGAGGCAGAAAGGGCAGTATTGCAGTGTGGAGATTGTGAAACTCTACTTAAGTCCGCAGAAGAAGCTCAACAGCATGCAAAGAACACATGCCACACCAACTTCCGTGAGTCGAATGAAGCCATTCTCACACTCGTTTGCACTGTTTGTCGCAAAACTTGCACCTGTAAAACT GAGAGTGATTATCACACGAAGAGGACTGGGCATGCTGAATTTCAGGACAGGACGGAAGAGGCAGCGGAAGAGGAAGCGAGAAGAGTCCTGGTGAAATACTGTCAGAAACTGGCAGAAGCTATTAAG AAGTATGCAAATTATTTCCTTAAGAGAGGCATGCAATTCCTCGAGCCATTTGGTGGACTGTTTGGCTTGAAAGAAATAGCAGAGTTTTTGAAGGCAATAGGAGAGATATTCATAGCCTTAAACaaagat ATACTTGCATTCTTTAACTGCAAGAAAATAGAAGCTTTAAAAATGGATACAATGAGGTTG AGTTCATTGCCAGTCAGTCCAGCTACAAAAGCTGAGCAGATGAGTGAGTGCCTGTGGACTATCAAACAGAATCACATG GATGATGAGGCCAAAGTGAAGACCGCTTTTAACACACTGCTAACTTTTGCTAAGAATGTGGCGACAAATCCGGATGAGGAGAAATACCGTAAAATTAGACTCAGTAATGCTCTTTTCCAg GATAGGGTTGGCAAACTGCAAGGAGGTATCGAATTTCTTGAGCTCTGTGgatttgaaagaattgaaggggGTGAATTCTTGTACTTGCAAAGAGAAAAGGTGGACATGGATGTGCTTTATTCAGCTGGGAATGAGTTGAACAATGCAATTATGTATGATTCATACATTAGTTAA